The genomic interval AAATGATAGAAAGGTCTGAATCTTTATCAGGTATGAAAAAATTCATTGATAGTAATTTTGATTTAAAAAATCTTTCTGCGCAAGTCGCTTTCGGTCAGATTACTGAGAACACATGTATGGATATACTTATCGGAATAATGAAGAATCAAAAGGAAGTAAAAATAAAAGACCGGTACATTAATTTTTACAGCTAATTCTATTTGTTCAGAAATAATTAATTAGAAAAAGAAATCAGATATGGTAACAAATGATTTGAGGTTTACTCAATCTAGATCAATATTGAGAACTTTGGCAAAAAATTCATTTAAGGCAATAGATGAAGGAGCATATGAGAATAATAGTACGAGTGACCGCAGCTATTATTCACACAAAACAATTAGTTTGAAAAATAATATTCAATCAACTCTAAACGTCCCGTTGATAACTGAAATCAAATATGCCTCCCCATCAAAAGGGATTTTGGCAGACTCTGAAAAGTTTAGGGTTGAGGCAGTTGCTGCAACAATGGAGTCTGCTGGAGCATGTGGTATATCAATATTATCCCAACCATATCTTTTCAATGGCTCAATATCAAACGTAATGAGAGCCAGAAGGGCCACTATTTTGCCCATATTGATGAAAGATATCATAGTTAGTGATATTCAGATAAAGGCTGCAAAAAACTCAGGAGCGGACTGTGTATTATTTATTAAAACATTATTTGACAAGAATTTGGCTGAAAAAGATTTGGAAACTTTAATTGAATATGCGAGTAAAATTGGGCTTGAAACAATTTTAGAGACTCATAATATGAATGAATTTCAAGATGCTATTAGGCTTCAACAGAATAATCCCCATGACATTCACGTTATAGGGATAAATAATCGTAATTTGGATACACTAGAGATCAATTTAGATACGACAATAAATATCTTAACTGGTAATTCCAAATCTGGGAACGTAGTAATATCTGAGAGTGGTATAAATGAACCCGAACACATTAGAAGTTTAATTAAGGCTGGTGCTGATGGATTTTTGATTGGAACATCTTTAATGGAGAATCCCACATCATTAGGCAAAAAGATCGAAGAATTGAAAATAAAGCAGTGAATCGATAGAATATTAAGTGGTAAATCCCATAATTCTCTTCTACTAATTTGAAAGCGAATCTATTACCTGGTAAATTCGGAACATATGGCGGACGGTATGTACCAGAAACTTTGATTCCCGCCTTAGAAGACCTGGAAAGGTGGTATCAAAAATTAAGCATCAATAAGCAATTTCAAAAGGAACTTTCCAAATTGTTGGAAAATTTTGCGGGTAGACCAACTGAGTTATACTTTGCAAAGAATTTAACCAAAAAGCTAAATGGACCACAGATCTATCTAAAGAGAGAAGATCTTCTTCATAGTGGAGCTCATAAGATCAATAATACACTTGGCCAAGCACTAATAGCAGTTAAAATGGGTAAAAGGCGGATTATTGCAGAAACTGGGGCAGGACAACATGGTGTAGCAACTTCAATTGCGTGTGCGGTGTTTGGCTTAGAATCTGAAATCTACATGGGTGCTAAAGATGTTGAACGACAGCAGTTAAATGTATTTAGAATGCAGATAATGAATTCAAAAGTTCATCCTGTACAGTCTGGATCGAAGACATTAAAAGATGCTATTAATGAGGCGCTAAGAGACTGGATTTCGAACGTAAATGATACGCATTACCTCATTGGATCAGTAATGGGTCCCCACCCATTTCCAACAATTGTCAGAGATTTTCAAAGTGTAATAGGCAAGGAAATCAAGATTCAGATGCTCAAAAGGACTGGTTCTCTTCCCATCGCAGTTATAGCTTGTGTTGGTGGTGGGAGTAACGCGATTGGCTCATTTTATCCCTTTCTCGAGGACAAAAAGGTTAATCTAATTGGTATTGAGGCAGGGGGTAAGGGAATAAAAACCGATTTTCACGCATCAACCCTTTCAAAAGGAAAAGTCGGGATATTTCATGGTATGAAAAGCTACTTTTTACAAGACGATTATGGGCAGATAAAGGAGGCTCATAGTATTTCTGCAGGATTGGATTATCCAGGGATTGGACCAGAACATGCACACCTAAAGGATATAGGCAGGGTTCGTTACCCTAAAATAACAGATAAAGAAGCGGTCAATGCATTTTTGGAATTATCAAAAACAGAAGGGATAATCCCTGCATTAGAATCATCTCATGCATTGGCTTATATCATGAAGACAGCTAAGGATTTTAAAAAGGACGAATCTGTAGTTATTACTGTTTCCGGAAGGGGAGACAAAGACCTACAGATCGTACAAGATTATTTGACCAAGATGACCCATGATTAGTACTAATTATCAAAAAAAAACCTTAGAAAAGAGATGAATATTGTGAACAACAAGGTTGCATTAAAATTTTCAAACTTAGAAAAGCGTAAGGAAAAAGCATTGATTACTTATCTAGTTGGTGGTTTCCCAGATTTAATAACGTCCAGACAAATAATAGAAACGGTAATAGAATCAGGTGCAGATATTGTTGAAATAGGAATTCCTTTCTCAGATCCAATGGCTGATGGACCGATCATTCAACAAGCATTCTCAGAGACCTTACAAAATGGAATCAGACCGGTCGATTGTTTGCATTTAATAAATTCGATAAAGACTCGATATGATGATACCCCCATAGTTGTAATGACTTATTCAAATATTCTCTATGCAAATGGCCTAAACAAATTTCTAAAATTATCAAAAAATTCCAATATTGATGGGTTCATCGTGCCTGATTTGAACTTTCAAGAAGCTGATGATTTCTTGCTAGCTTCTAAAAATCTTGGTTTAGCAACCATATTTCTTACATCTCCAAATACAAACTTGAAGAGATTGGCCAAAATATGTACAATTTCAACTGGTTTCGTGTATATGGTTTCTGTATATGGCATCACAGGATCTAGGAATCGATTTGAAAAATATACGTTTGATTCGATCAAGAAGACTAAGGCGATAACAACAAAACATGACATACCCTTAGCCGTTGGTTTTGGTATTAGCACTCCATCTGATGGGCTTAAAATGATCCAGGCTGGTGCGGACGGAATTATAGTTGGTAGTTCATTAATAAAGATAATACAACAACATAAAGATGATAAAGATACTATGTTGAAAAACTTGGGTTTGTTTGTAAAACAGTTAAAGAAAGTTTGCTATTCCTAAAGTAACTCTTCTCCTCATTTGTTACTATTACAATGAACGAATTACAGCTAAAGTTAAGTTTCCTAGATTTTCTTCAGGCAAATCCAAATAATAATTTTTTTGGAAATCATGACGATAACTCTCAGCAGTATATTGAAATTAGAAATGAAGCCCTAAACAGAAAATTTGATTTTGTTTTGGCGGTCATTAGAGAGTCCAGTCATAGGCCCAAGGAAATAAGAAAGAATACAATCGAGGTAGATGACGATCTAAAAAACATTTATGCACGTGGTAATCTTCTTAAAACCATTTCTCAAAAATATAAGATCAAAATTCAAAATATGGTAATTTACCCCATCGAAATTAAATCTAATAAGGATAAGCTTGACGAAAGATTAGGAAATCAGGTGATTGATGCAATTCTATCCTTTGGAAGATCATATGTAATCTTAGATACCAAGCACTGCCAACACATGAAAAAGAATGGATTGAAAAAAATTCTTCCGTCGACGATAATAGGATATCAGGATACAGACAACAAATTTGTCATAATTAACAGATTTAGTAAGGTTTTTTCGGATAGTTTGTTAAACATTAATAGGATAAATCTCATAAGGACTATAGAAAAATCAGGTCCTGAAATTAACATTTCAAGACTGCATAAAAATTTAAGAACTTTACAAACTATCAATCAAAAACTGATTTATAATCAAATTTTTTTTAGCGAACTATCTCTACAAGAGGATGAATTAAAGTTCATGGAGGAGTTAGCAAGAATAAATCAAAAAATAAATATGAAAAAAGAAATTCTAAAAACGATAAAGCAGTTTACGGATTACAAAATAACAGATTTTATAGAGTAGAGGTTACGAGTCCTGTGTTATCATCGGCATATCCTAGGTAATTCATCCTAATAATATGAGGTCTTCCCGCCCCAAATGTGTATACGATCTCCAAATCATCTAACTTGTCCGATGTATCTCTATCCTGAAGTTGAAGTATAACTACATGAATAGTTTCATGAGAGATGACCCGTTCTATTAGATCTTCAATATTAGTGAAGCTAGGCGAATGATGGATTTCCGAGCTTCTA from Candidatus Nitrosocosmicus hydrocola carries:
- the trpB gene encoding tryptophan synthase subunit beta yields the protein MKANLLPGKFGTYGGRYVPETLIPALEDLERWYQKLSINKQFQKELSKLLENFAGRPTELYFAKNLTKKLNGPQIYLKREDLLHSGAHKINNTLGQALIAVKMGKRRIIAETGAGQHGVATSIACAVFGLESEIYMGAKDVERQQLNVFRMQIMNSKVHPVQSGSKTLKDAINEALRDWISNVNDTHYLIGSVMGPHPFPTIVRDFQSVIGKEIKIQMLKRTGSLPIAVIACVGGGSNAIGSFYPFLEDKKVNLIGIEAGGKGIKTDFHASTLSKGKVGIFHGMKSYFLQDDYGQIKEAHSISAGLDYPGIGPEHAHLKDIGRVRYPKITDKEAVNAFLELSKTEGIIPALESSHALAYIMKTAKDFKKDESVVITVSGRGDKDLQIVQDYLTKMTHD
- the trpA gene encoding tryptophan synthase subunit alpha, with the protein product MNNKVALKFSNLEKRKEKALITYLVGGFPDLITSRQIIETVIESGADIVEIGIPFSDPMADGPIIQQAFSETLQNGIRPVDCLHLINSIKTRYDDTPIVVMTYSNILYANGLNKFLKLSKNSNIDGFIVPDLNFQEADDFLLASKNLGLATIFLTSPNTNLKRLAKICTISTGFVYMVSVYGITGSRNRFEKYTFDSIKKTKAITTKHDIPLAVGFGISTPSDGLKMIQAGADGIIVGSSLIKIIQQHKDDKDTMLKNLGLFVKQLKKVCYS
- a CDS encoding indole-3-glycerol-phosphate synthase translates to MVTNDLRFTQSRSILRTLAKNSFKAIDEGAYENNSTSDRSYYSHKTISLKNNIQSTLNVPLITEIKYASPSKGILADSEKFRVEAVAATMESAGACGISILSQPYLFNGSISNVMRARRATILPILMKDIIVSDIQIKAAKNSGADCVLFIKTLFDKNLAEKDLETLIEYASKIGLETILETHNMNEFQDAIRLQQNNPHDIHVIGINNRNLDTLEINLDTTINILTGNSKSGNVVISESGINEPEHIRSLIKAGADGFLIGTSLMENPTSLGKKIEELKIKQ